In the genome of Candoia aspera isolate rCanAsp1 chromosome 1, rCanAsp1.hap2, whole genome shotgun sequence, one region contains:
- the TP53I13 gene encoding tumor protein p53-inducible protein 13: MGEPILLFVLSLAGGGGGGQSKAVFVDHSRSAHHSLPGNSRATSHIGAALGEYQDQHPQDGLPRLKTLAWIPRGATLHTAKVELAFAATGLEMRLRQGWLQKGTAFVGGRDGRPAQQFLQKLLHLWGRLPVVQQLRALGRQRRSLIWPSLLPHPAPSGTRRLAETGSRAQEGGSSLPPALLHSREEEVLKPAVPAQRTLLNLLGSTSTVSGQPPVPKQGAQPSLPSLATEVGAAHEVTCRCPDSQHTKAPAQEVEGRQVGLRVPTPRTEEAAWAASALTFLLVVLTLAVLYTRLHQKCRRGPSLYWRTSSEEGRETVAAVMKRRLFSHHRRKRRLRQPPQQQRALLPSSSSDDSPA; encoded by the exons AGCAAGGCCGTCTTCGTGGACCACAGCAGGTCTGCTCACCACAGCCTTCCAGGCAACAG TAGAGCCACCAGCCACATCGGAGCAGCCTTGGGGGAATATCAGGACCAGCATCCTCAAGACGGGCTGCCCAGGCTGAAG ACCCTTGCCTGGATCCCCCGGGGTGCCACCCTGCACACGGCCAAAGTCGAGCTGGCCTTCGCTGCCACCGGGTTGGAGATGCGCCTCCGCCAGGGCTGGCTGCAGAAGGGGACGGCCTTCGTTGGAGGCAGAGATGGGCGCCCCGCACAGCAG TTCCTGCAGAAGCTGCTCCACCTCTGGGGGAGGCTCCCTGTTGTCCAGCAGCTTCGGGCACTTGGCAGGCAACGACGGTCCCTCATCTGGCCAAGCCTGCTCCCTCACCCTGCCCCGAGTGGCACCAGGAGGCTTGCAGAAACAGGCAGTCGTGCCCAGGAGGGGGGAAGCAGCTTGCCCCCAGCTCTGCTCCACTCCAGGGAGGAGGAGGTTTTGAAGCCAGCTGTCCCTGCCCAAAGGACCTTGCTGAATCTCCTGGGCAGCACCAGCACGGTCTCTGGGCAGCCCCCTGTCCCCAAGCAGGGTGCACAGCCATCGCTGCCCAGCTTGGCCACGGAGGTTGGGGCAGCCCACGAGGTCACGTGCCGGTGCCCAGACAGCCAGCACACTAAAGCCCCTGCCCAGGAGGTGGAGGGCCGGCAGGTGGGGCTGCGCGTGCCCACTCCCCGCACGGAGGAAGCGGCCTGGGCCGCCAGCGCCCTCACTTTCTTGCTGGTGGTGCTGACGCTGGCGGTGCTGTACACCCGTCTCCACCAGAAGTGCCGCCGCGGGCCGAGTCTCTACTGGAGGACAAGCAGCGAGGAGGGGCGTGAGACAGTGGCCG CTGTCATGAAGCGCCGCCTCTTCTCCCACCACAGACGGAAGCGGCGGCTACGGCAACCGCCTCAGCAGCAGCGGGCGCTTCTGCCCAGCTCCTCCAGCGACGACAGCCCTGCATGA
- the GIT1 gene encoding ARF GTPase-activating protein GIT1, with translation MARKVPRAEVCADCSAPDPGWASINRGVLVCDECCSVHRSLGRHISIVKHLRHSPWSATLLQMVHTLASNGANSIWEHSLLDPAQVQSGRRKANPQDKVHPTKSEFIRAKYQMLAFVHKLPCRDDDGVTAKDLSKQLHSSVRTGNLETCLRLLSLGAQANFFHPEKGTTPLHVAAKAGQVLQAELLVVYGADPGAPDVNGRTPIDYARQASQHELAERLVECQYELTDRLAFYLCGRKPDHKNGHYIIPQMADSLDLSELAKAAKKKLQALSNHLFEELAMDVYDEVDRRENDAVWLTTQNHSTLVTERSAVPFLPVNPEYSATRNQGRQKLARFNAREFATLIIDILSEAKRRQQGKGLTSPTEALDSSIHGPSDFDDQHDYDSVASDEDTDQEPLRSANAARNNRARSMDSSDLSDGAITLQEYLEVKKALAVSEAKVQQLMKVNSSLSDELRRLQREIHKLQSENLQIRQQAGPVHPAAPTPGERPEHGHVPSAAPGAHRRDRHAFSMYEPGASTLKPFGQPPMDDLVSRLQPFHPGESDEDGMYSLHSQPNIYRIRKGGSVSAMPFPPSSPLVVGPPETSGRHLSGKLDRHGSGTDSDYDNTQGGDLPLSMDGKRFLELGKEEDLHLEPELLEGDLDGGLPSTEDVILKTEQVTKNIQELLRAAQEFKHDSFVPCSEKIHAAVTEMASLFPKKPALETVRSSLRLLNASAFRLQSECRKTVPPEPGAPVDYQLLTQQVIQCAYDIAKAAKQLVTITTREKKQ, from the exons ACCCCGGCTGGGCATCCATCAACCGTGGTGTGCTGGTGTGTGATGAATGCTGCAGCGTCCACCGCAGTTTGGGGCGCCACATTTCCATTGTGAAGCACCTCCGACACAGTCCCTGGTCGGCCACGTTGCTGCAG ATGGTGCACACCCTTGCGAGCAACGGAGCCAATTCGATCTGGGAACACTCCCTCCTTGATCCGGCTCAGGTCCAGAGCGGACGGCGTAAAGCGAATCCTCAGGACAAAGTCCA CCCCACCAAGTCCGAATTCATCCGTGCCAAGTACCAAATGCTAGCCTTTGTGCACAAGTTGCCATGTCGGGACGACGACGGGGTCACCGCCAAGGATCTCAGCAAG CAACTGCATTCAAGTGTCCGGACAGGCAACCTGGAAACCTGTTTGCGCCTTCTCTCCCTGGGGGCACAAGCCAACTTCTTCCATCCG GAGAAAGGGACCACGCCTTTGCATGTGGCTGCCAAGGCTGGGCAGGTCCTGCAGGCTGAGCTGCTGGTGGTGTACGGAGCTGATCCTGGCGCTCCGGACGTGAACGGCCGTACGCCCATCGACTATGCCAG GCAGGCGTCTCAACACGAGCTGGCCGAGCGACTGGTGGAGTGCCAGTATGAGCTGACTGACCGGCTGGCCTTCTACCTTTGCGGGCGCAAGCCAG ATCACAAGAATGGGCATTACATCATTCCCCAGATGGCAGACAG CCTGGACCTTTCTGAGCTGGCCAAGGCAGCCAAGAAGAAGTTGCAGGCG CTCAGCAACCACCTCTTTGAAGAGCTTGCAATGGACGTATACGACGAAGTGGATCGCCGTGAAAATGACGCCG TCTGGCTCACCACGCAGAACCACAGCACCCTGGTGACGGAGCGCAGTGCCGTCCCCTTCCTTCCTGTGAATCCCGAATATTCGGCCACACGCAACCAG GGTCGGCAGAAGCTCGCTCGCTTCAATGCCCGGGAATTTGCGACCCTCATAATTGACATCTTGAGCGAGGCCAAGCGGCGCCAGCAGGGCAAAGGCCTCACCAGCCCCACAG AGGCCCTCGACTCCTCCATCCACGGCCCGAGCGACTTCGACGACCAGCACGATTATGACAGCGTGGCCTCGGATGAGGACACGGACCAGGAGCCCCTGCGAAGTGCGAATGCAGCGCGCAATAACCGTGCTCGG agcaTGGACTCCTCTGACCTCTCTGACGGGGCCATCACGCTGCAAGAGTACCTGGAGGTGAAGAAGGCCTTGGCCGTCTCGGAAGCCAAAGTCCAGCAGCTCATGAAGGTGAACAGCAGCCTGAGTGATGAGCTGAGGCGGCTGCAGAGAGAG ATCCACAAGCTGCAGTCGGAGAACCTGCAGATCCGTCAGCAGGCGGGGCCTGTCCACCCAGCGGCCCCCACCCCTGGCGAGCGCCCCGAGCACGGCCACGTCCCCTCCGCCGCTCCAGGAGCCCACCGGCGCGACCGCCACGCCTTCTCTATGTACGAGCCAGGTGCCAGTACGCTCAAGCCCTTCGGCCAGCCGCCCATGGACGACCTGGTTAGCCGCTTACAACCCTTCCACCCAGGG GAGTCAGATGAGGATGGGATGTATTCCTTGCACAGCCAGCCCAACATTTACCGA ATCCGGAAGGGTGGCTCCGTTTCGGCCATGCCGTTCCCTCCGTCTTCTCCACTGGTGGTGGGCCCGCCGGAGACCAGTGGGCGCCACTTG agCGGGAAGCTGGACCGGCACGGCAGCGGCACGGACAGCGACTACGACAACACGCAGGGGGGCGACCTGCCCCTTAG catggaCGGGAAGCGCTTCCTGGagctggggaaggaggaggacctGCACCTGgagcccgagctgctggaggggGACCTGGACGGGGGGCTGCCCAGCACGGAGGACGTGATCCTCAAGACGGAGCAGGTCACCAAGAACATCCAGGAGCTCCTGCGAGCCGCCCAGGAGTTCAAGCACGACAG CTTCGTCCCCTGCTCAGAGAAGATCCACGCCGCTGTCACGGAGATGGCGTCGCTTTTCCCCAAG aaaCCGGCCCTGGAGACTGTCCGCAGCTCCCTGCGGCTGCTCAACGCCAGCGCTTTCCGGCTGCAGAGCGAATGCCGCAAGACGGTGCCACCCGAGCCCGGGGCCCCGGTGGACTACCAGCTCCTGACGCAGCAGGTCATCCAGTGCGCCTACGACATTGCCAAGGCGGCCAAGCAGCTCGTCACCATCACCACCCGCGAGAAGAAGCAGTGA